In Zea mays cultivar B73 chromosome 7, Zm-B73-REFERENCE-NAM-5.0, whole genome shotgun sequence, the following proteins share a genomic window:
- the LOC109940970 gene encoding uncharacterized protein, which translates to MATNPTLHPRIKQQRFLPSLNRAAEASFHPKIKQSWIPSMAPLPLTASPVAAPSNGIGKSSIRMALIAGKSSPSKILGHRVYFCLPASAPPPLSLPPHTTSAPSYLRVHSTCVHIGGVPLPATKK; encoded by the exons ATGGCGACGAATCCCACGCTCCATCCTCGAATCAAGCAGCAGCGGTTCCTTCCATCCTTGAATCGAGCAGCGGAGGCTTCCTTCCATCCAAAAATCAAGCAGTCGTGGATTCCTTCTATGGCGCCCCTTCCTTTGACGGCCAGCCCCGTAGCGGCTCCCTCTAATGGCATTGGAAAATCTTCCATCCGGATGGCGTTGATTGCGGGGAAATCCTCTCCCTCAAAGATCTTAGGCCACCGTGTCTATTTCTGCCTTCCCGCCTccgctccccctcctctctccctccctccgcaCACCACATCTGCCCCTTCCTATCTCCGCGTGCACTCCACGTGCGTGCACATCGGAGGTGTGCCGCTGCCGGCTACGAAGAAG TAG